A section of the Flavobacterium sp. CG_23.5 genome encodes:
- the msrB gene encoding peptide-methionine (R)-S-oxide reductase MsrB: MKTKNHFLRILFLLQLFMFNVSAQTTNKQNNTKKSTSMESPIKKPGNPFYSNTDATKLNLTDAEWKKVLPEDVYEVTRHADTERPFTGKYWNTDEKGTYYCAACGNKLFRSGAKFSSSCGWPSFFEQDNKNSVVYKTDNSLGMERTESLCGRCGGHLGHLFDDGPAPTGKRYCMNSIALDFIPDTK; encoded by the coding sequence ATGAAAACAAAAAACCATTTTTTAAGAATACTATTTTTGCTTCAACTATTTATGTTCAATGTCTCTGCGCAAACAACAAATAAACAAAATAACACAAAAAAATCTACTAGTATGGAAAGTCCAATTAAAAAGCCGGGAAATCCCTTTTATTCCAATACGGACGCTACAAAACTCAATCTTACGGATGCAGAATGGAAAAAAGTATTACCCGAAGATGTATATGAAGTAACACGTCATGCGGATACCGAAAGACCTTTCACAGGGAAATATTGGAACACCGATGAAAAAGGAACCTATTATTGTGCAGCCTGTGGAAATAAACTATTTCGCTCTGGCGCTAAATTTTCAAGCAGTTGTGGTTGGCCAAGTTTTTTTGAACAAGACAACAAAAACAGTGTCGTTTACAAAACCGACAATTCACTCGGAATGGAAAGAACTGAATCCCTTTGTGGTAGATGTGGTGGTCATTTAGGACATCTTTTTGATGACGGACCCGCTCCAACCGGAAAAAGATATTGCATGAATTCTATCGCTCTAGACTTTATACCTGATACGAAATAA
- a CDS encoding IS4 family transposase → MGKNKYFSSKSVFGQLISLIDDSMISKAVKKYDSDRYVKHFKCKDHLFSMVFCCLEKCNSLREVSGGMVGLSGKEETVRINHLPKKSTLADANKGRKVEFFQEIYNNLLEKHSFVLSDSRIEIALGKKIKIVDSTTISLFKDILKCVGRKSADGKSKGGIKSHTVINADEKVPNLVWFTPATTHDHQFLEKLKCDEHTVYIFDKGYIDYKAFAHFSEQNTGFVTRIKDNAKYEVTQKNDIPGNIHSGVLSDEIIEVGVNNESGKTKLKLRKIKYYDREHKRSFEFISNLFEFRADTIAALYKIRWQIELLFKQIKQNFPLKYFLGDNENAIKIQIYCVLIVNLLLGVIKKSLKRQWSFSNLVSFCRIHLFNYIHLTKFLESPEKQWKLDGDDDVQLGLFDDYLATG, encoded by the coding sequence ATGGGTAAAAATAAGTATTTTTCGAGTAAATCTGTTTTCGGACAGCTGATTTCTTTAATAGATGATTCGATGATTAGCAAAGCAGTTAAAAAGTATGATTCAGATAGGTATGTCAAACATTTCAAATGCAAGGATCATTTGTTTAGTATGGTTTTTTGCTGTTTAGAAAAGTGTAATTCATTGCGTGAGGTTTCTGGGGGAATGGTAGGTTTATCAGGTAAAGAGGAAACAGTTCGAATTAATCATCTTCCCAAAAAGAGTACTTTGGCAGACGCAAACAAGGGTAGAAAAGTAGAATTTTTTCAAGAAATTTATAACAATCTGCTCGAGAAACATAGCTTTGTTTTATCGGACAGTCGAATTGAGATAGCCTTAGGGAAAAAGATTAAAATTGTTGACAGCACCACAATAAGCCTGTTTAAAGACATCTTAAAGTGTGTTGGAAGAAAGTCTGCTGACGGAAAAAGCAAGGGCGGAATCAAGTCGCATACTGTGATAAATGCCGATGAAAAAGTTCCCAATTTAGTTTGGTTTACACCTGCAACAACTCACGACCATCAGTTTTTAGAAAAGCTAAAATGCGATGAACATACTGTTTATATATTCGATAAAGGATACATTGATTATAAGGCTTTTGCACATTTTTCCGAACAAAATACAGGTTTTGTAACTCGAATAAAAGACAATGCAAAGTACGAAGTAACCCAAAAGAATGACATTCCAGGGAACATTCACAGCGGTGTTTTATCAGACGAAATTATTGAGGTTGGAGTAAATAATGAAAGTGGTAAAACCAAATTGAAATTAAGAAAAATAAAATACTATGACAGAGAACACAAAAGAAGCTTTGAGTTTATTAGTAATTTGTTTGAATTTAGAGCAGACACAATAGCGGCACTTTATAAAATAAGGTGGCAAATAGAATTGTTATTCAAACAAATCAAGCAAAATTTCCCGCTAAAATATTTCTTAGGAGACAATGAAAATGCTATTAAAATTCAAATTTATTGCGTCTTAATAGTAAATCTCTTATTAGGAGTTATAAAGAAAAGTCTAAAGAGACAATGGTCTTTTTCAAATTTAGTAAGTTTTTGTAGAATTCATTTATTCAACTATATTCATCTAACTAAATTTTTAGAAAGTCCCGAAAAACAATGGAAACTCGACGGGGACGACGATGTTCAATTAGGTTTGTTTGATGATTATTTGGCTACGGGATAA
- a CDS encoding amidohydrolase: MKKTIFTATLFSFVCLASAQNTALKSKIGQKAESLESKVISWRRDFHQNPELGNREFKTAEKIAAHLRSLGIEVQTGVAKTGVVGILKGGKPGPVVALRADIDALPVKERVNIPFASKAEGEYNGKTVPVMHACGHDTHIAILMGTAEILASMKSELKGTVKFIFQPAEEGPPEGEEGGAKLMVKEGVLENPKVDVIFGLHINAQTEVGKIKYRTKGTMAASDWFTIKIKGKQTHGAYPWLGIDPITTAAQIVMGIQTIVSRNVNITESAAVISVGQINAGVRSNVIPEELTMTGTIRSLDPKVQDMMHSRLKQVVNSIAESAGASADINITNQTLITYNDPLLTEKMVPTLEATAGKDNVYITPAVTGAEDFSYYQEKIPGLYFFLGGAPKGKPISETAPHHTPDFYIDESGFVLGMKVLSNLTVDYMEMQSKDRSTK; encoded by the coding sequence ATGAAAAAAACAATATTCACTGCAACGCTATTTTCTTTTGTTTGCTTGGCTTCTGCACAAAATACAGCACTAAAAAGTAAGATTGGTCAAAAAGCCGAGTCCTTAGAATCAAAAGTTATTTCATGGCGACGTGACTTTCACCAGAATCCTGAATTAGGCAATAGAGAATTTAAAACTGCCGAGAAAATTGCCGCTCATCTTCGTTCTCTTGGCATTGAGGTGCAAACTGGAGTAGCCAAAACAGGTGTTGTTGGTATTCTAAAAGGAGGAAAACCAGGTCCCGTTGTCGCCCTGAGAGCAGACATTGATGCTTTGCCAGTAAAAGAACGAGTAAATATTCCTTTTGCTTCTAAAGCTGAAGGCGAATACAATGGAAAAACAGTACCGGTTATGCATGCTTGCGGACATGACACTCATATTGCTATCTTAATGGGAACTGCCGAAATTTTGGCTTCCATGAAAAGCGAATTAAAAGGAACCGTTAAATTTATTTTTCAACCAGCCGAAGAAGGTCCACCTGAAGGTGAAGAAGGCGGTGCAAAACTAATGGTCAAAGAAGGCGTTTTAGAGAATCCTAAAGTGGACGTTATTTTTGGATTGCATATCAATGCCCAAACAGAAGTGGGAAAAATAAAATACCGCACCAAAGGAACGATGGCAGCTTCAGATTGGTTTACAATAAAAATAAAAGGTAAGCAAACACATGGAGCCTACCCATGGCTGGGTATCGACCCCATTACCACTGCGGCTCAAATCGTAATGGGAATCCAAACTATTGTCAGCCGAAATGTAAACATAACCGAATCTGCGGCTGTTATTAGTGTTGGACAAATCAATGCCGGAGTAAGAAGTAATGTTATTCCAGAAGAACTTACGATGACAGGAACAATTCGCTCTCTAGATCCAAAAGTGCAGGATATGATGCATTCCAGATTAAAACAAGTAGTGAATTCAATTGCTGAAAGTGCAGGAGCCTCTGCCGATATAAATATAACTAACCAAACGCTTATTACCTACAATGATCCATTATTGACAGAGAAAATGGTTCCAACATTAGAAGCAACAGCAGGTAAAGATAATGTCTATATTACACCTGCCGTAACTGGTGCCGAAGACTTCTCCTATTATCAGGAAAAGATACCGGGTCTGTACTTCTTTTTAGGAGGCGCTCCAAAAGGCAAACCAATCTCTGAAACTGCTCCGCATCATACCCCTGATTTTTATATTGACGAAAGTGGTTTTGTTTTGGGAATGAAAGTACTTTCAAATCTTACTGTAGACTATATGGAAATGCAATCAAAAGACAGATCAACTAAATAA
- a CDS encoding NAD(P)/FAD-dependent oxidoreductase: MPQELLLQVTPEIAANDLLLKDYLSKQIKVAVKEIQHVSILKRSIDARQKAIKMNLKVAIYLNGEPFQEHKIQLPDYKNVSAAQEVIVVGAGPAGLFAALQLIELGLKPIVIERGRDVRGRRRDLKAINVDHLVNEDSNYCFGEGGAGTYSDGKLYTRSKKRGDVTRILELFVAFGASADILIEAHPHIGTNKLPQIIQDIREKIIEYGGQVLFETRLTDILIKNNEVQGIVTQKGDTILANKIILATGHSARDIFELLDRKQIFIEAKSFALGVRAEHPQSLIDSIQYSCDYRGEHLPPAPYSIVKQVNGRGMYSFCMCPGGVIAPCATSPGEVVTNGWSPSKRDQATANSGIVIELKLEDFKPFAKFGALAGMEFQKSIEQRAWHLAGETQKVPAQRMIDFTQNKVSSEIPKTSYVPGTTSVEMGQVFPGFLTQILREGFTEFGKSMRGYLTNEAILHAPESRTSSPVRIPRDPLTYEHVQIKGLYPCGEGAGYAGGIISAAIDGEKCALMIKESIGK, from the coding sequence ATGCCTCAAGAACTTCTATTACAAGTTACTCCCGAAATAGCCGCAAACGACTTGTTGCTAAAAGATTATTTATCCAAACAAATTAAGGTTGCCGTTAAGGAAATCCAACATGTTTCTATATTGAAGCGATCTATTGATGCGCGTCAAAAAGCGATAAAAATGAATTTGAAAGTGGCTATCTATCTGAACGGAGAACCTTTTCAAGAGCATAAAATTCAACTTCCCGATTATAAAAATGTTTCAGCAGCTCAAGAAGTCATTGTTGTAGGTGCCGGACCAGCGGGTCTTTTTGCCGCTTTGCAATTGATAGAATTGGGTTTGAAGCCAATAGTAATTGAGCGCGGAAGGGATGTTCGAGGTCGTCGACGTGATTTGAAAGCTATTAATGTGGATCATCTGGTAAATGAAGATTCTAATTATTGTTTTGGCGAAGGTGGTGCAGGAACCTATTCGGACGGGAAATTATACACGCGTTCCAAAAAACGTGGCGATGTAACGCGGATTCTGGAGTTGTTTGTTGCTTTTGGGGCTTCAGCCGATATTTTAATTGAAGCGCATCCTCATATTGGAACCAATAAATTGCCTCAAATTATTCAGGATATTCGGGAGAAGATAATCGAATATGGCGGACAAGTTTTGTTTGAAACCCGCCTAACTGATATTTTAATAAAAAATAATGAAGTGCAAGGTATCGTCACTCAAAAAGGAGATACGATTCTTGCCAATAAAATTATCTTGGCCACAGGGCATTCTGCCCGTGATATATTTGAATTACTGGACAGAAAGCAAATTTTTATCGAAGCAAAATCTTTTGCCTTGGGCGTAAGAGCCGAACATCCACAATCGCTAATTGACAGTATTCAATACAGTTGTGATTATCGTGGGGAACATTTACCACCAGCGCCATATTCGATTGTGAAACAGGTAAATGGTCGCGGAATGTATTCTTTTTGTATGTGTCCAGGTGGTGTGATTGCACCTTGTGCCACAAGTCCGGGAGAAGTGGTGACTAATGGCTGGTCTCCGTCAAAAAGGGATCAAGCTACCGCCAATTCTGGAATTGTAATCGAATTAAAACTGGAGGATTTTAAGCCATTTGCCAAATTTGGTGCTTTGGCAGGTATGGAATTCCAAAAAAGTATTGAGCAACGCGCTTGGCATTTGGCAGGCGAAACCCAAAAAGTTCCTGCCCAACGAATGATTGATTTTACTCAAAACAAAGTGTCGTCAGAAATTCCTAAAACATCTTATGTTCCCGGAACTACATCAGTAGAAATGGGTCAGGTTTTCCCTGGTTTTTTAACTCAGATATTGCGCGAAGGCTTTACTGAATTCGGAAAATCCATGCGCGGTTACTTGACTAATGAGGCGATACTTCATGCCCCAGAAAGCAGAACATCTTCCCCAGTTCGTATTCCTAGAGATCCATTAACCTATGAACACGTTCAAATAAAGGGTTTGTATCCATGTGGTGAAGGGGCAGGTTATGCGGGAGGAATTATCTCAGCCGCGATTGATGGAGAAAAATGCGCTTTGATGATAAAAGAGAGCATCGGGAAATAA
- a CDS encoding quinone oxidoreductase family protein, whose protein sequence is MKALTFSTFGTSEVLEYIDIPNPILKSDEILVEMKAIGLNFADVYRRKGNYHLKGNPPFIAGYEGAGIVVDANNQSGFKIGDRIAFADSPFSNAELVAVPVAHVIPLPDTIPFETAATILLQGLTAHYLATDSHKTQKGETVLIHASAGGVGQFLTQISKLLGAKVIGLTSSAEKAETSLKNGADAVFLYSDDWKTHVVSFCPNGVDVVYDSIGSTLSDSFEVTKARGQVVFFGMAGGDPDFVNPRMLMDSSKTLTGGDLWSYLNTKEERIKRAHQLFTWINNKEITIAPPTVFKLSEGKKAHDYLESRKSTGKIILIP, encoded by the coding sequence ATGAAAGCATTAACCTTTTCAACTTTTGGTACTTCTGAAGTTCTTGAATATATTGATATCCCAAACCCAATACTTAAAAGCGACGAAATATTAGTCGAAATGAAAGCTATTGGCTTGAACTTCGCAGACGTATACCGCCGAAAAGGAAATTACCATCTTAAAGGAAATCCACCATTCATTGCAGGTTATGAAGGAGCGGGTATTGTTGTGGATGCTAATAATCAAAGCGGTTTTAAAATTGGAGATAGAATTGCATTCGCTGACTCTCCTTTTTCCAATGCGGAATTAGTGGCTGTCCCTGTTGCCCATGTTATTCCATTACCTGATACAATTCCTTTTGAAACTGCCGCAACCATTCTATTACAAGGATTAACAGCCCATTATCTGGCAACCGATAGTCATAAAACTCAAAAAGGAGAAACCGTACTTATTCATGCATCTGCAGGTGGAGTTGGTCAATTTCTAACGCAAATAAGCAAATTACTGGGAGCAAAAGTTATTGGATTAACCTCTTCTGCCGAGAAAGCAGAAACCTCATTGAAAAACGGAGCCGATGCAGTGTTTTTATATTCGGACGATTGGAAAACACACGTTGTGTCCTTTTGTCCAAATGGAGTGGATGTAGTGTATGATAGTATTGGCAGCACCTTGAGCGATAGTTTCGAAGTAACCAAAGCGCGTGGACAAGTCGTCTTTTTTGGTATGGCTGGCGGCGATCCTGATTTTGTGAACCCAAGAATGTTAATGGATTCTTCAAAAACGTTAACCGGCGGTGACTTATGGAGTTACCTGAATACCAAAGAAGAACGCATCAAAAGGGCACATCAGCTATTTACATGGATTAACAACAAAGAAATCACCATCGCTCCTCCTACTGTTTTTAAACTTTCAGAAGGCAAAAAAGCACATGATTACCTAGAAAGCAGAAAAAGTACCGGTAAAATAATTCTGATTCCATAA
- the msrA gene encoding peptide-methionine (S)-S-oxide reductase MsrA has product MKNLFLICLFTSLSMFGQNTTTGKAAKQSNFETITLAGGCYWCVEAVYENLNGVKSAVSGFAGGKMVNPSYEDVSSGRTGYAEAVQITYDRNITTLDEIFKVFFSVHDPTTLNRQGADVGTQYRSAIFYKNEEQKIAAQAIMNALKKGKIYENPIVTALEPLTTFYKAEDYHQNYYANNKSQPYCQMVIQPKMEKFEKLFKDRLKKKK; this is encoded by the coding sequence ATGAAAAATCTATTTTTAATTTGTCTATTCACATCACTAAGTATGTTTGGACAAAACACTACAACCGGCAAAGCGGCAAAACAATCTAATTTTGAAACCATAACTTTGGCAGGAGGCTGTTACTGGTGTGTGGAAGCGGTTTATGAAAATCTAAATGGAGTAAAATCGGCGGTTTCTGGGTTTGCAGGAGGAAAAATGGTTAATCCATCTTATGAAGATGTTTCCTCTGGAAGGACGGGATATGCCGAAGCGGTGCAAATCACCTATGATAGAAACATTACCACTTTAGATGAAATTTTCAAAGTTTTCTTTAGCGTTCACGATCCTACGACATTAAATCGTCAAGGTGCTGATGTAGGGACGCAATACCGTTCTGCCATTTTCTACAAAAATGAAGAACAAAAAATAGCGGCACAAGCAATCATGAATGCGCTGAAAAAAGGAAAAATATATGAAAATCCTATAGTAACGGCACTAGAGCCGTTGACCACGTTTTACAAAGCAGAAGACTACCATCAAAATTACTATGCTAACAATAAAAGTCAGCCGTATTGTCAAATGGTCATTCAACCCAAAATGGAAAAATTCGAAAAGCTTTTTAAAGACCGATTGAAAAAGAAAAAATAG
- a CDS encoding cupin domain-containing protein — translation MKTIKTISISLLIGLFLMMSTVMHAQDPMKVNPKVYKKILLENDKVRVMSVEFAPGQTMAWHSHPQHTIYALTDGTLQITEKGKPATIVKMKSGDVLYIAPVTHMGKNIGKNTVKLVVTEIKPVMKK, via the coding sequence ATGAAAACAATTAAAACGATTTCAATCTCACTGCTTATTGGATTATTCCTAATGATGAGCACAGTCATGCACGCACAAGATCCAATGAAAGTAAATCCGAAAGTGTATAAAAAAATCCTTCTGGAGAATGATAAAGTAAGGGTCATGTCTGTTGAATTTGCTCCAGGTCAAACAATGGCATGGCACAGCCATCCGCAACACACCATTTATGCCTTAACCGATGGAACATTACAGATTACCGAAAAAGGCAAACCGGCAACAATTGTCAAAATGAAATCGGGAGATGTGCTGTATATTGCTCCTGTTACTCATATGGGGAAAAACATTGGAAAGAATACCGTAAAACTGGTCGTGACTGAAATAAAACCTGTTATGAAAAAATAA
- a CDS encoding ATP-binding protein — translation MDENDYLDLFEQSPALLLVLDTKFNIVTATDAYLKVTMTERKNIVGRNMFDVFPDNPSNKNSEAITNVKASLIQVLKSKVTDIMQIQKHDIRKPESEGGEFEERFWSPVNSPILDKNNNVKYIIHRVEDVTQNKELTSTNQKLRESYDFSKAIIATIHETMLVLKKDFKVKSASKSFYKKFLVTKEATKGKSIFELENGIWDIPEIHELLQTTATDKANVDDLEIKITFPHIGEKSMLVNANPIIKKNQDKQLLLFTIKDITEVRRLGFALQSKEKRVLEEQLDIEKKALKKIEDSEKRYNMMLMESPFAIAILKGKDMVVTLANASIKEIWGKGNNVEGKKFIDILPELKDLSFPLLLDEVYSTGIPFYGYELPVPLVRDGKIVNEYFNFVYQPYHEADKTVSGVTIIASDVTTQVSAKNELIEAKIKAEQKTKIAEEAVKSKQQFLSNMSHEIRTPMNAIIGFTNVVLKTDLDESQKEYINAIKESGDALIVLINDILDIAKVDAGKMTFEKTAFSLSNSIATMLHLFEAKIVEKNLELHHEYDATIPLNVIGDPMRLRQIILNLMSNAVKFTSKGKIAICLRLVDQDTEKVTIEFLITDTGIGIPKNRLADIFNNFEQATVGTSNSFGGTGLGLAITKQLVELQGGTITVNSEEGKGSDFSFVLTFDKIKSEVKAIKEEVKLFQEIPQETRTTGKVKVLVAEDIALNQLLIKIILLDFGYEIDMANNGKEAVEKLQKNTYDIILMDLQMPVMNGFEATRYIRNELNSNIPIIALTADVTSVDVEKCKAAGMNDYVSKPIDEKILYNKIIGCLKESNTIK, via the coding sequence ATGGACGAAAATGATTATCTAGATTTATTTGAACAGTCGCCAGCATTGTTATTAGTTTTAGACACTAAATTTAATATTGTAACTGCAACAGACGCTTATTTAAAAGTCACAATGACGGAAAGAAAAAACATCGTCGGCCGTAATATGTTTGATGTATTTCCTGATAATCCCAGCAATAAAAATTCAGAAGCAATTACCAATGTGAAAGCTTCTCTGATTCAGGTTCTTAAAAGCAAGGTTACCGATATAATGCAAATCCAAAAACACGATATCAGAAAACCGGAATCGGAAGGTGGTGAATTTGAAGAGCGATTTTGGAGCCCTGTTAACTCTCCAATCCTCGACAAAAATAACAATGTAAAGTATATCATCCATCGCGTTGAAGATGTCACCCAAAATAAAGAACTTACTTCCACCAATCAAAAGTTGAGGGAATCGTATGATTTTTCAAAAGCAATTATTGCTACCATTCATGAAACCATGTTGGTTTTGAAAAAAGATTTTAAGGTAAAATCAGCCAGCAAATCATTCTACAAAAAATTCTTAGTTACCAAAGAAGCAACCAAGGGTAAATCCATATTTGAATTAGAAAATGGAATCTGGGACATACCCGAAATCCATGAATTACTACAAACAACTGCTACTGATAAAGCAAACGTTGATGATTTAGAAATTAAAATTACATTTCCTCACATTGGTGAAAAATCAATGTTAGTAAACGCAAATCCAATTATTAAAAAAAACCAAGACAAACAATTACTTCTCTTTACAATTAAAGATATTACAGAGGTCCGAAGATTGGGATTTGCGTTACAGTCTAAAGAAAAAAGAGTATTAGAAGAACAACTTGATATTGAAAAAAAAGCACTAAAGAAAATTGAAGATAGCGAAAAACGGTACAATATGATGCTGATGGAATCGCCTTTTGCCATAGCAATATTGAAAGGTAAAGATATGGTAGTCACTCTTGCAAATGCTAGTATAAAAGAAATCTGGGGAAAGGGAAACAACGTTGAAGGTAAAAAATTTATCGATATATTACCCGAACTCAAAGACCTCTCATTCCCTTTACTGCTCGATGAAGTATATTCAACAGGAATTCCCTTTTACGGTTATGAACTCCCTGTACCATTAGTACGAGATGGCAAAATAGTCAATGAGTATTTCAATTTTGTCTATCAACCATATCATGAAGCAGATAAAACTGTTTCTGGCGTTACCATTATAGCGTCTGACGTCACCACGCAAGTTTCTGCAAAAAATGAACTGATTGAAGCAAAAATTAAAGCAGAGCAAAAAACTAAAATTGCGGAGGAAGCGGTTAAGTCAAAACAACAGTTTTTGTCTAATATGAGTCATGAAATCAGAACTCCAATGAACGCCATTATTGGGTTTACTAATGTGGTTTTAAAAACTGATTTAGATGAATCGCAAAAAGAATACATCAACGCGATTAAAGAATCAGGAGATGCATTGATTGTATTAATTAATGACATTCTGGACATTGCCAAGGTCGACGCCGGAAAAATGACTTTTGAGAAAACAGCCTTTAGTTTGTCCAATTCTATTGCTACCATGCTACATCTTTTTGAAGCTAAAATAGTGGAAAAAAATTTAGAATTACATCATGAATATGATGCTACTATTCCGTTAAATGTAATAGGTGACCCCATGCGTTTACGCCAAATTATTTTGAATTTGATGAGTAATGCAGTAAAGTTTACTTCAAAAGGAAAAATAGCGATATGTTTACGATTGGTAGATCAGGATACTGAAAAAGTAACTATTGAATTCCTAATTACTGATACAGGCATTGGAATTCCTAAAAACAGACTCGCTGATATTTTTAATAATTTCGAACAAGCAACAGTTGGAACCAGCAACTCCTTTGGAGGAACGGGTCTCGGTCTGGCAATTACCAAACAACTTGTAGAACTTCAGGGAGGAACAATCACTGTTAATAGTGAAGAAGGTAAAGGATCTGACTTTAGCTTTGTTTTAACTTTTGACAAAATAAAATCAGAAGTCAAAGCAATAAAAGAAGAAGTCAAACTTTTCCAAGAAATCCCTCAGGAAACAAGAACAACCGGCAAAGTAAAAGTGCTTGTGGCAGAAGACATTGCTTTGAATCAACTTTTAATAAAAATAATATTGTTGGACTTTGGCTATGAAATCGACATGGCCAATAATGGTAAAGAAGCTGTTGAAAAACTACAAAAAAACACCTATGACATTATACTGATGGATCTACAAATGCCAGTCATGAACGGTTTTGAAGCCACAAGATACATACGTAATGAGCTAAATTCGAACATCCCCATAATTGCACTTACCGCAGATGTGACTTCTGTAGATGTTGAAAAATGTAAAGCGGCTGGAATGAACGATTATGTATCCAAACCCATCGACGAAAAAATATTATACAATAAAATCATTGGCTGTTTAAAAGAATCTAATACCATAAAATAA
- a CDS encoding CHAD domain-containing protein, with protein sequence MKTLKKYFKKRTSVINFLLEQKQQSYSPDTFHKLRVEIKRLKALFDLLDYCTKKFKRNKIFKPFKLIFKQGGKVRELQIEESLIKEHSTTHLPVEYSTHLKKNQIKEQTHFFSILNKAFTKKLNNKYRKILPFLSKINKKKLNNYRYKKRTKIEKLLSQNNLEIKKIHKLRKRLKAYLYNQQSLNSDKQIKLIRKNNILPELLGEWHDYTVITEHLKKTIASDVISSKEINKLDNIILVFTSKSELLFTKINTALPYPDFFKNLKTK encoded by the coding sequence ATGAAAACACTAAAAAAATATTTTAAAAAAAGAACGAGTGTTATTAATTTTCTTTTGGAGCAAAAACAGCAATCTTATTCGCCCGATACTTTTCATAAATTAAGGGTTGAAATTAAAAGGCTGAAAGCTTTATTTGATTTACTGGATTATTGTACAAAAAAATTCAAACGAAATAAAATCTTCAAACCCTTTAAATTAATTTTTAAACAGGGTGGGAAAGTAAGAGAACTCCAAATTGAAGAATCCCTAATAAAAGAGCATTCTACTACCCATTTACCCGTCGAGTACAGCACTCACTTGAAGAAAAATCAGATAAAAGAACAGACCCATTTTTTTTCGATTTTAAATAAGGCGTTCACAAAAAAACTAAACAATAAATATCGCAAAATTCTTCCCTTTCTCTCCAAGATAAATAAAAAAAAGCTAAATAATTACAGGTATAAAAAGAGAACTAAAATTGAGAAATTGCTCAGCCAAAACAATTTAGAAATTAAAAAAATACATAAATTACGGAAGCGGTTAAAAGCGTATCTATATAATCAACAAAGCCTAAACTCAGATAAACAAATTAAGTTGATTCGAAAAAACAATATTCTACCTGAATTATTAGGAGAATGGCACGATTACACGGTTATTACCGAACACTTGAAAAAAACCATTGCTTCTGATGTAATAAGTTCCAAAGAGATTAATAAACTTGACAATATTATACTAGTATTTACTTCTAAAAGCGAATTGCTATTCACGAAAATAAATACAGCTTTACCTTATCCAGATTTTTTCAAAAACCTAAAGACTAAATAA
- a CDS encoding SHOCT domain-containing protein yields the protein MHYGHHFWGMHFFWWIFWIIILIWIFATPYNLPGQRTKTETPLDILKKRFAQGEITKEDFEEKKKFLEGN from the coding sequence ATGCACTATGGACATCACTTTTGGGGAATGCATTTCTTTTGGTGGATTTTTTGGATTATCATCTTAATCTGGATATTTGCCACTCCATATAACCTTCCTGGTCAACGAACAAAAACTGAAACACCATTGGATATCCTAAAAAAAAGATTTGCACAGGGAGAAATTACCAAAGAAGACTTTGAGGAAAAGAAGAAATTTTTAGAAGGAAATTAA